In Humulus lupulus chromosome 7, drHumLupu1.1, whole genome shotgun sequence, the following are encoded in one genomic region:
- the LOC133791803 gene encoding uncharacterized protein LOC133791803, with protein MTKIRASIRSLETQIGQLTTLMTYKAQVNLPSITEVNPKEQCQAIILRSGTQYEGPRKNQLDEKRQDQKIQSTIEKKPSKEKVTVGLLEKEVVSPVSNEHHIKIPYPQRLYKKNLDKQFAKFLEEFKKLHINIPSTEVLKQMPSYVKFMKYILSNKRKMGDYEATTLTKECSSILQRKLPQKLRDPGSFTIPFTVENFECKHALCDLDVSMNLMPLSVFCRLGLGEARPTTELAGRSVKYPRRIIEDVSVKVDKFIFPAYFIILDMEEDANVPIMLGRPFLAIEQALIDEQKRELRLRVKDRVVARQKLVEDPLELSLIVPDVDEEDGEEALGILSVYNSYEPLSGKRFEELGQGPERPLPSIEKLPALELKALPYDLRYAYLGEKETLPIIVSSYLFEVEVEELLRVLQVHKMAIGWTLTNINVISPSTRMHHILVEDDAKPTIDAQRRSNQQ; from the exons ATGACTAAAATAAGAGCATCTATTAGAAGTTTGGAGACTCAGATTGGTCAGTTGACTACTTTAATGACATACAAGGCTCAAGTAAATTTGCCTAGCATTACTGAAGTAAATCCTAAAGAACAATGCCAAGCCATTATCTTGAGGAGTGGGACACAGTATGAAGGGCCAAGAAAGAATCAGTTAGATGAGAAGAGACAGGATCAAAAGATACAGAGCACAATAGAAAAGAAGCCTAGTAAAGAGAAGGTTACTGTTGGCCTCCTAGAAAAGGAAGTGGTATCTCCAGTGAGCAATGAACATCATATCAAGATCCCATATCCACAGAGACTCTATAAGAAAAATTTGGATAAACAGTTTGCGAAGTTTTTGGAGGAGTTCAAGAAGCTACACATTAACATCCCCTCCACCGAAGTATTGAAACAAATGCCTAGCTATGTCAAATTTATGAAATACATCCTGTCTAATAAGAGGAAGATGGGAGATTATGAAGCCACAACATTGACAAAAGAGTGTAGTTCCATTCTACAAAGGAAGCTTCcacaaaagttaagagatccagGGAGCTTTACCATACCTTTCACCGTCGAGAACTTTGAATGCAAGCATGCTTTGTGTGATCTGGATGTAAGTATGAATTTGATGCCACTGTCAGTATTCTGCAGACTAGGGCTAGGTGAAGCAAGGCCCACAACAGAGTTGGCAGGTCGTTCAGTTAAGTACCCTAGGAGAATTATTGAAGATGTGTCAGTAAAAGTTGACAAGTTTATCTTTCCAgcatattttattattcttgatatggaggaggatgcaaATGTCCCAATTATGCTTGGGAGACCGTTCTTAGCCATAGAGCAAGCTTTAATAGATGAGCAAAAAAGGGAGTTACGGTTAAGAGTAAAAG ATAGAGTTGTAGCAAGGCAAAAGTTGGTTGAAGATCCTCTTGAATTGAGCCTTATAGTTCCAGATGTAGATGAAGAAGATGGTGAGGAGGCTTTGGG AATCTTGAGCGTCTACAATTCTTATGAGCCATTGAGTGGAAAAAGGTTTGAAGAACTTGGACAAGGACCAGAGAGACCGCTACCTTCTATAGAGAAACTTCCTGCTCTAGAATTAAAAGCTTTGCCATATGATTTACGCTATGCGTATCTTGGAGAGAAGGAGACTCTTCCTATTATAGTGTCTTCATATCTTTTTGAGGTGGAGGTGGAAGAATTACTAAGGGTGCTTCAAGTTCATAAGATGGCTATTGGATGGACTTTAACTAATATAAATGTAATTAGCCCATCCACTAGGATGCACCACATTTTGGTGGAAGATGATGCCAAGCCGACAATTGATGCTCAAAGAAGGTCAAATCAACAATGA